The sequence AAGCTTGAAAAGGCTGATTCCACGCTGGCTCAGAAGGTTGAGGAGCTTAATGTTGAAATCAAGAGAAGAGAGGAGAGCGAAGCCGCGGTAACGAAGCAGACGAGGCTGAACAACATGACGGAGATTCTTCGTTCCATAGCGCACCACTGGCGCCAGCCGATGAACTCGTTCTGCGCCACGGTTCAGCATCTTCAGGATTCATACCCGCTGAACAGGGAAGACAATGAACTGGTTGAGGAAACTCTGGCTTCGGTTGTGGCTCTTTCCGGAACGATAGACAACTTCACTAAGGTTTTCGCGCGGACAGAGCAGTCCGCAGTATTTGACCTCTGCGAGGCACTGGTGGACATCGCGAGGATTTATGAGCCTTATTTCAAGGAGAATAATATCCGTATGACGATAAAACGTGGGCTGGATACTGTGCCTGCCGAGAGCCTGAGCCTTGCGGGACCCGTGTACGAGTGCGGAATCTTTGCGGAGTGCAGTTTCGGCTGTCTGGACGGAAAGGCAATGCGCATAAAAGGAGATCTCGGGGAGTTCCGTCATCTGATTTCGTTTTTCATTACCAACGCCATCGAGTCGGTTCAGGAGAGAAAGCTTCGTGAAAAGAAGATTTTATCTCATGTGGATATTGAATATTTCCGCTCGGAGGGGTATTACTGTATAAGAATTGCCGACAACGGAACAGGCATAAGTAATGAAAACTTCGGCAGGCTTTTTGAACCCTATTTTTCAACCAAAGGGTGCGGATCCGGCAGAGGTTTGGGGCTGTACATGGCTTCCGATATAGCGGACAAATGCTTCGGCGGCTCGGTGCATGCCGAAAAGGTTTCCGACGGGGCTTCATTTATTATACAACTTCGGGGCTGAGAAGAGCTTGCACTCCGCCCCGCAGACGGGCGGTTTTATGGTTAAGTCCATCAGAAGTATAAGGAAAAACACAGCTATACTCCTTGCGTCGGTTCTGGCATTCTTTGCGCTTGTTTTTTCCTCTCTGCTTTATTTTGAACAGAGAAGTGTTCTTGAAACGAAGGTAACCGAAGCCGATAAAAAGATGGTAATGCTTTTCGAGAACCACCTGAAAAGGCTGGCAAGGGTTTATCTTACCCGTTTGTCCGAAATTTCCGATTCCGAAGAGTTCACTGCCGCCCTTGCCGCTGAGGACAGGGAAAAGGTCATCAGAATACTCACTCCCAAATACGAAGCGCTGAAAAGAAATAATCCCTATCTCAATATTATGCACGTTCATACGCAGGATTCCCGTTCATTCGTGAGAATGCACATGCCGGATAAATATGGTGACAGCCTGAGCGCCTACCGTGATTCAGTGAGCGAGGTGAACTCCGGTCTCCATCCGGTTTACGGTTTTGAAGTCGGTGCGGGGGGGCTGTATTACCGTGTGATACGTCCGGTGATAGACAGCAAAGGCAGGCATCTGGGCAGTATAGAGGTGGGCATAGAGCCTCAGTATTTTTATGAAACAGTCAGAGAGTTCATGCCGGAGCTCATTCCGTATATAAGTGTCGCCAAAAGCAGCCTCAGCCCCACTGACGCAGGAGCCGAAGGAAGGATATACCATTCCGGCGGGGAAAATGCCCTTCTTATCGAGGAATATGCCGATACTGACAAAGAAATGATAGAGTCAGGCTCTAAAATCTATGCAGTCTGCCGCGGCGCTGTTTTCAATAACTTCAGGGGACATGAGGCGGCTGTGCTCAGGGCGTTTTATGATGTCACTGATGCCCGTCTGGTTATAGCGGAGAAGACATTCCTCTTTTTTTCCCTTTCAGTTCTGCTTTTCATTCTCCTCTACCTGATAATGCGAAAAGGCTTTGAAAGCTTCCTGAGCTACTACAGCAGCAGAAATACGGAGCTGGACAGCCTCTACGCCCTTTTTGATGAGGGATCCACTGTAATATTCCGCTGGAACAATACCCTGAACTGGGATGTGACCTTCTGCACAGGCAATGTCCGCCGGATTTTTGGCTACGAACCGGAAGATTTCTGCTCCGGTTATGTGAAGTATGTCTCTGTTATACATAAAGAGGATCTGGGCAGAGTGATAGGAGAGGTCAAAAGCTCGGTTGAAAGCGGAGTCGAAAGCTTTATCCATGAACCTTACCGCATAGTTTCCAAAAACAAAGGAGCGAGATGGGTTTTTGACTCTACAAAAATTATAAGGGACGAAAGCGGCAAGGCTCTTCATTTTCAAGGCTATATATGTGACATAACAGATCTTTACACTGAAACAGACGAACTGAAGGCAAACCTGAGCAGGTACAAGCTCGCGGTCGATGCCTCAGGCATTGGTCTCTGGGACTGGAACCTTCTGACGGACGAGGTCAGCTTCTCTCCCGAGTGGAAAGCCATGCTCGGCTACGATGAGAAGGAGATCAAGGGCAGCTCGCAGTCATGGCGGGATCTGCTCCATGCGGCAGACAGGGATAAGGTGGCGGTGGAAGTGGGGAAAATGCTCTCCGGAGAATCAGAGCGTCTTGCCTATGAATTCCGGATGAAATGTAGGGACGGTTCATACAGGTGGGTGAGCTCTTTTGCGAAAACGATTTTCAGTGAAGACGGGAGACCCTTGCGGGCTGTGGGTCTGCATATAGATATAACAGACAGAAAGCTGCTTGAAATAAGACTGGACGACAACGGCAGATTCCTTGAGGTTTTGCTGGAAAATCTCCCTGTCCCCGTATTCTATAAGGATCGCAGCCTGAAATACATCGGCTGCAATCAGCGTTTCCTTGAATTTATGGGCGCGCAGTCCAAGGATGAGATAATAGGTCACAGGGATTTCAATTTCCTTGACGCCAAGCAGTCGGACATACAGAGCAGCTACGACAAACTTGCGCTGGAAGACACGGGCAGAATGCACGAATACGAAGTTGATCTCACCACACTGCGTGGAAACAGAAGAAAGGTAATCATCTATAAACGCGCCTTCAAAAACTCCGCGGGCGAACCGGCAGGCGTAATAGGCGCCTTCGCGGATGTCACGGAGATGAAATCGCTCCAGCGGATGCTGATGAACAACGCCGAAGAGGTTCACAGGGCAAAGAAAGATCTGGATGACGCTCAGGCGCTGGCGAAGATAGGAAGCTGGCGCTATGAGATCGGCACGGGGCGTATGGTCTGGTCAGATGAGCATTACAGGATTCTGGGGCTTGAGAGCGGAAGCGTAATCCCCTCTTTCGAGCTTTTCCTTGAGTTTGTGGGCAAAAGAGACAGAGACAGGATCAAGGAAGTAATAGACGGCGCCCTGAAAGAAAGAAAAGCGTTCAGTGAGGAGCATGTTCTCAATATTCCCGGACAGGAGCACAGGCATGTGCATATGCGGGGCAGCGTAATAACCGGAGAAAACGGATCTCCTGTTGCGCTCATAGGCACTCTTCAGGATGTCACGGATATAAAGAACGCTCAGCTCGCGCTGGACAGAATGAACCGGATGCTCTCTGAATACACTGAGATAGTTGATAAAAATGTCATAGTTTCAAGAACTGACTTAAACGGCAGGATACTTTACGTGAGCGAGGCTTTCTGCCGTGCCGCCGAGCTCCCACGTGAGGAGCTGATCGGCAGAACGCACAGCGTACTCTCTCACCCTGACATGGACAGGGAAGTCTACAAAGATCTCTGGGAGACCATAACATGGGGCAATGTATGGAAGGGTGAGCTTAAAAACCGCAGCGGAAAAGGGAACGATTACTGGATCTACGCTACCATATCGCCGACATACGGCAAAAGCGGCAGAATAAACGGGTACACTGCGGTAAGCACTGACATAACCGTGAAGAAACAGATGGAGAGGCTCTCCGTCACAGACCCTCTCACCGGACTTTACAACAGGCTGAGGCTGGACACTGTTTTCAGAAAAGAGCTTGAAAGATGTGAGCGCTACGGCTGCGCTCTTTCTGTGATTCTTATAGATGTTGACGGCTTCAAGTCTATAAACGACAGCTACGGTCACCAGACAGGTGACATAGTTCTTCGTGAGGCGGCAGAGGTTCTCAGGAATAACATCAGGAAAACAGACACGATCGGGCGCTGGGGCGGTGAGGAGTTTCTTATTATCTGCCCCGAGACCGATCTTGAGGGTTCCGTAAGGCTGGCTGAAAAGCTCCGCACCGCTGTGGCAGGCTATGAATTTATGATAGTGGGCAGCGTTACATGCAGCATAGGCGTTACAGAATACGAAGAGAACGCAGGGGAAAGCGTTATGATGAAGGCTGCGGATCAGGCTCTCTATCAGGCAAAAAGAGAGGGGCGCAACCGTGTTGTATCCCGCAGTGTTGTGGCGGGCTGAAAAACGTCCGCTCCTCATGTAATTTTTTTAAATACAGTTTTACCAAACCCCGCCATACAAACAGCGTTCAATAAATCATGACGAAAATTGTCTTTTTTCAACAGAAACATACTGATTTGCTAGGGCATAAAGAATGTAAAGAAACAGCTTTGCAATCTTAACCGCCGATATACAAGATTAAAACCCCCTTAACATTCTTGGATCTATAGTAACACTAGAGTAAACATCAGGAGGTCCAGAATGTTTAATTTTATTAAGGTCGGCTTCATCGCGCTGACGTTATTCCTCACGGCTTTCGCCGTTTATGCGGATAAGCATCCTGAGGAGATAGGGAACAAGGACTGTATGGAGTGCCATGCTGAGGTGACTCCCGAGACGGTTCAGCAATGGGAAGAGAGCGCACACGGCTTCACAGGCGTTAAGTGCGGAGTATGTCACGGTGACGAGTTTAATTTCAAAAAAATTCCCGCAAACGAAACCTGTCGGGGCTGCCACGCAGAACAGGTGGAAAACAACTTCATGGCGGACAAGCCATGCGCCATGTGTCATCCGGCTCACACTTTCACCGTACATAAACAGAAAGACTACAAATAACGGAGATTTATTATGAATGTTTCAAGACGGGATTTTATAAAGCTTACAGCCGCAGCGAGCGCAGCGGCGGCAGCGGGCATCTCTTTCCCCGAAGCCGTGCAGGCGGAGGAAAAAGCGGATGTTGATAAATGGGTAAAAGGCGCATGCCGTTTCTGCGGAACAGGCTGCGGTGTTTATGTGGGCGTTAAAAACGGCAAGGCGGTCGCGATAAAAGGAAACACCGATGCCAAGACAAACTTCGGGTTTCTCTGCGTTAAGGGTTTTCTCGCTTTTAAATGTATGTACCACAAGGACAGGCTGAAAATGCCCCTTGTCCGCCAGAAGGACGGCAAATTCAAAGAGACTTCATGGAACGAGGCGCTTGATCTCGTGGCAAATAAATTCAAATACCTCCGTGACAAATACGGCAAGGACGCTGTGGCTTACTACGGCAGCGGTCAGTGCACCACGGAAGAAACATACACATTCAACAAACTCTGGAAAGGCGGCTTCCGCAGCAACATGGTGGAAGGAAACCCCAGACTCTGCATGGCGTCCGCTGTTGCGGGATATGTCTCAACCTTCGGTTCAGATGAGCCCATGGGCAGCTATTCAGACATAGAAAGCTCAAAATGTATCTTCATCACCGGTTCAAACATGAGCGAATGCCACCCTGTAATCTACAGAAGGGTAATGCGCCATAAAATGAAAAACCCCGATGTGAAGATAATCGTCTGCGAACCCAGAAGAACCAGCACATCAAAAATAGCCGATCTCTGGCTTCCGAATGACCCGGGCACAGACCTTGCTGTTTTCCACGCTATGGCGAATGTTATCATCACCAAAAACCTGCACGACAGGGACTTCATCGCCAAACACGCCCGCATCACTACAGGCAAGGATGTTGTGGATTTTGAGGAGTATAAAAAATTTCTCGCGCAGTTCACCCCCGAGGCGGTGGAAAAGCTCACCAGATGTCCGGCAGACCATATAGTGAAGGCTGCGGAATGGTTCGCCACAAGCGGCGCTACCATGTCCATGTGGTGTATGGGTCTTAACCAGCGTAAAAGAGGGATGTGGGCAAACAACCTTGTGCATAACCTTCACATCATCACGGGGAATATGGGCAAGCCCGGGGCGGATTCCTTCTCGCTTACAGGTCAGCCCAATGCCTGCGGCGGCGTGCGTGAAACAGGCGCCCTCTCCCACCTTCTGCCCGGTACTAAGCCGGTGGCAAATGATAAATGGCGTGCCCATGTGGAAAAAGCTTGGGACATTCCGGCAGGTACAATAGACCCCAAGCCCGGGTTCCACACCATGCTGATGTTTGAAAAACTCGGCGCTGAGAGCGATGCTGAGAAACCTGTAAAAGGCATGCTGGTCAGCACCACCAACCCAGCTCAGTCTCTGCCCAATCTCAATAAATATATCAGGGGTATGCAGGACAGCTTTTTGGTGGTTCTGGATATTTTCCCCACGAGAACAACCCAGCTCGCGGATGTGATACTTCCTGCCGCTTTCCTCTATGAAAAAGGCGGCGTATTCGGCTGCTCCGAACGCAGAAGCCAGCTTACGGAAAAAGCCGTGGAACCCATAGGGCAGGCTAAGCCCGACCTGTGGATAGTCGCGCAGATAGCCAAAAGAATGGGCTTTGAAAAGCTCATTCCATGGAACGGCAATGATTCCATGAAGGCAAACGAGCAGGCATGGACAGATTATATAACAGTGACAAAGGATACCGAACACACTCTCTGGGGCGCCACATACGACAGACTGAAAAAAGAGAAGGCGGGTCTCCAGTGGCCCTGCCCGTCCGTGGAGCACCCGGGAACGGAGAGACGCTATGTCAGAGGGCTTGACCCGATGTTTGAGCATCCGGCGGAAAAAGGCAATATTCCCGACAGCGCTCAGGTCTACTTTTATGCGGATGCGAAGAAGGAGGGCAAGCTGAATCTTTTCCTCCGCCCCTATGAAGGTCCCGGTGAAATGCCCGACAAGGATTTTCCCTTCTTCCTCACTACAGGAAGAGTCGTGGAGCAGTGGCACACGGGAACCATGACAATGCGTATTCCCGAAATAGCGAGAACTCACCCGAACGCATATATAGAACTGCATCCGGATGATGCAAAACAGCTCGGTATAACCGCAGGGGACATGGTGGAGATCGTGAGCAGAAGGGGCAGAAGTTCTATGCCCGCAAGAATAACAAAAGGGACTCTCCCGGGTGTTGCCTTTGTTCCTTGGCATGATCAGGCAATGGCAAGAATGATTAACTTTGTGTGCAATGACGTGGTTGACCCCGACTCAAAGGAACCTGAGTACAAGGTAGCCGCTGTGCGCATTAACAAAATAAGCGGACCGAAAGACGTTGCCGACAAATACATAATCAGTGACGTAAACGCTCCTTTCGCTTAAACCTCCATCTCTTCGGATCCGCCTCTTCGACCTGAGGCGGATCCTGCCTTGTAAGGAGAATTTATTATGATATTCACAGGCAGCATCATCAATTTTGAAGACGGAAAAAAGGAAGCGGCGCTTGAAGTGCTTAAAACCTGTCCGCAGATAGAAGTTCACACCTTTTCGGAGGATGGGCGCAGCGCCGTGGTCTCCATAGAGACCGAAGACAGCAAAGAGCTGGAAGCTATCACGGACAGGCTGAAAAAAGAAAGCAGCATAAAAGATATAGCTCACCATTACATGTACTTCGGAGAGGAGACGGAAAAGCTTCTTTCAGAGAGTGCGCAGTCCCCTGAGCTCGGTGAATTTTTTAAAAGCGCGAGGACAAAAAACGGCAAAGCTGTATGAGTCTTCGTGAAAAGGTAAAAAACTACCTCAGCAAAAACCCGTTCAAGGGTTACTTCAAACGAAACAGACTCCGTCCGCCCGGCGCGGTGACGGAAGAGAGGTTCATGGAGCTCTGCATCCGCTGTGCGAGGTGTATCGAGGTCTGTCCTTACGAATCCGTTAAAAGAGCGGATCTCTTCGACAGGCTCCAGATCGGAACCCCGTACATATACGCTGATGAGAGGGCATGCTATCTCTGCATGCTCTGCCCCTCCGTGTGCCCCACTGGAGCCCTTGATCCCAAGCTTAAGGAGCCTGAAAAGGTGCGCATGGGTCTTGCCTACATAGAGCAGGACAAGTGCCTGAACTACCTCTACGTAAAGGACGAAAACGCAGGCGGAACCCAAGGGTTCGCCACCATCTGCTCCACATGTTACAACACCTGCCCCTACACGGATGAGGCGATCAGGATGGAGCAGTTTCTACTCCCCGTGATAACCGACAAATGCACGGGCTGCGGAATCTGTGTGGAGAAATGTCCCACCGATCCGAAGTCCATAAGCATTATTCCCGCCGGAATGGGGAACGAAGACTTGGCAGGGCTTTATTATCAGCGCTCCCGCAAAAATTTCAAAAAGGCTGAGGAAGCCGAAGGATACAGCGGGGACGACGCCATAAAGAAAAAAATGAGCATAGACACGGCGGGCGAAAAGCCTGAGTTCAAATTTGATTATGAAACCACGGATAAGATAGATGGCTGGACAGAGTAGAATAAAAAAATACAGGCGGCTCGTGCAGACTGCGGTTTTTTTGATGATGTTCATCATCCCGCTGCTGAACATGTTTGAGATATATTTCATCAAGGGAACCTTTTATTCCATTGATGTGGGCAGCGCGGCGGCGGCGGATCCGATCGCTGTTTTTCAGGCGGCGATGTCGTCGAAATCAGTGAATGTTTACATGGCGCTCTCGGTTGTGATACCGATACTGCTGATGCTGCTGGCGGGGCGTGTGTGGTGCTCATGGATGTGCCCCTATCATTTCATAGCCGAGGGTGTGAGCTTCATTAAGAAAAAACTCGGCATGAAAAAGAGCTTTCCAGTTTATTCTCCCGCCGCCAAAAGGCGGACAGAGAACCAGAGGCTTATTATTCTCGTATGTTTTATCGCCCTTGCCGGAGTTGCGGGCATTCCTCTTTTGAACCTTATATCAGCTCCGGGTGTCATATCATCACAGGCGCTTGTGCTGGTTAAATTCCGATATGTCACATTTGAGCTGGTGTTTATCTTAGCGCTGATAACCGCCGAGTTTGTGCTTTTCCCTTTCTTCTGGTGCAGGCTTTTCTGCCCCACGGGAACATTCCTATCTCTGTTTAAGACGGAGCGGGGGATGCACCTGAAAAGAACGGCTGAAAGCTGCTCCATGTGCGGCTCATGCAGAAAGGTATGCCCTATGGGGCTTGACCCTGTGACAGACGGCAGCAGCCTCCTGTGCCACAACTGCGGTGACTGTATTGACGCCTGTCCCGACAACAGAAAAAAAGAAACCCTCCGCTTCATAAGCGGCAGGCAGAACTTCCCCTCATAGACTTCTCCTTACAGCTTCCCTTCTTTCCGAGGCATCGGGAAGAAGGGTTTTTCTTATTCACTCTGAAAGCTGTTTCCGCACTTGTTTAATCTGTTTATAAATAAGAACATTCTTCCTGCAAGCGGAATAAAAGACTTGATCTTGCGTATAAAAATGCTTTATATATCAAATATAGCAATAACCAATATTCAGTTATTCATATTTGATAAGGACAAGGTATTATGTGTAAAATTGAGGTTAAAAACCTTTATAAACTCTTCGGTGAAAATGTCTCCCATGCCATTAATGACATGAAAAAGGGCAAGGGAAAAGAGGAGATTATGAAGAAGCACGGCGCTGCCGTGGGACTTGACAATGTGTCCTTCTCAGTAAAAGAGGGGGAGATTCTTGTGGTTATGGGGCTTTCCGGCTCGGGCAAATCCACGCTGATACGCTGCCTTAACAGGCTCATAGAGCCAACAGAGGGCGTGATCACCATCGATGGGCAGGACATCACCCGCTTTAACAAGGATCAGCTGCGGGAACTGCGCTCAAAAAAGTTCGGTATGGTTTTCCAGCGCTTCGCACTCTTCCCTCACAAAAGTGTCATCGAAAACGCCGCTTACGGGCTTGAGGTGCAGAATGTGCCCAAGGAGGAGAGGCTTAAGCGTGCGGCGGACTCCCTTGAGCTTGTGGGTTTAAAGGGTTGGGAGGAGTATTATCCCGAAAACCTCAGCGGCGGTATGCAGCAGAGGGTGGGACTTGCCAGAGCCCTTGCCGTGGAGCCGGACATTCTGCTCATGGACGAGGCGTTCAGCGCTCTTGATCCGCTGATAAAGCGTGAGATGCAGGATGAACTGCTCTCTCTTCAGGCGAGGGTTAACAAGACTATAGTTTTCATCACCCATGATCTGGACGAGGCTCTGAAGCTGGGCGACAGGATTGTCCTGATGAAGGACGGGCGTGTGGTGCAGATAGGCGAACCCGAGGAGATACTCACAAACCCCGCAAACATGTACGTGGAAAAGTTTGTGGAGAATGTGGATCTTTCCAAGGTTCTTACCGTTTCCAGCGTGATGATAAAACCCTTCGCCGTAACCTATCCGAAGGACGGTCCCAAGTCTGCGCTTCTTAAGATGAAGGAGGCGGGTATATCGTCCGTCATGGTGGTTAACAGGGAAAGGCAGTTCATGGGCATAGTCCATGTGAAGGACGTGCGCAAGGCGGCGGAGCTTAATCATAAGACTCTGGAAGAGGTTCTGGACAGAGATGTTGTGAGCGCTCTGCCGGATGAGAACATAAGCGGGCTTTTCACGGCGGCTAAGTTTCCCATAGCCGTTGTGGACGAAAAGGGCGTGCTGAAAGGCGCTGTTGTGAGGGGTTCGCTCCTCTCCGCGCTATCATTTGAAGGTGGCGTAGGCAATGGATAGCATACCGAAGTTTCCCCTCGGGGATATAATTGAAAAATTTATCGATTTTACCACTGAGCATTTCTCCGATTTCACAAGGGCAGTGTCTGATATAACGGAAACCGCTCTGGATAACCTCATAGACGGGATGCTGTTTTTTCATCCCATATTGTTCATCGCCGTTGTCGGCGGGCTTCTGTTTAAGTTTTCAGGCAGAAAAATAGCCATAGGCAGTGTGGCGGGCTTGCTGTTTATACTGAATCTGGGACTTTGGAACGCAACAGTCTCAACTCTTGCTCTCGTGCTGTCGGCGACTCTGGTATCAATTGCCGTGGGCATACCTTTGGGTATTATGGCGGCGCTCTACAGACCGTTCAACAGGGTGCTTATGCCTCTGCTCGACTTCATGCAGACTATGCCCGCTTTCGTTTATCTGATTCCCGCTATTCCGTTTTTCGGTCTGGGTCCCGTGTCTGCCATTTTTACGACTGTGATATTCGCTATGCCTCCGTCCATAAGGCTCACCTGTCTCGGAATAAGTCAGGTTCCCTCAGAGCTCATTGAGGCTGCGGATGCGTTCGGCTCAACCAAAAAGCAGAAGCTGTTCAAGCTTCAGCTTCCCCTTGCCATGCCTACCATAATGGCGGGCGTGAACCAGACAATCATGCTGGCGCTCTCCATGGTGGTTATCGCCGCTATGATCGGCGCGGGAGGACTTGGCGGAGAGGTCTGGAGAGCTATACAGAGACTCTGGATGGGCAGAGGCTTTGAGGCGGGTATTGCGGTGGTGATCATTGCGATGATCCTTGACAGGGTCACGCAGAGAACAGCAGTTAAAAAGAAATAGAGGATTGCTCAGTGTTATTTCGCGGTCATTGCGAACGAAGTGAAGTAATCTCTTATGCGTCAATCAGGCAGAATGTGCGGGTTGACGCTGTTAAAACAGTTCCAAGTATGGAACTGCGCCGTGCGAAGCGAAGCCGCATTCACTGCGGCGTGAGCGTGTATGCTGAATTTCCATGGATGGAAAATTCAGCATTATCAATACATGGCGTTTGCGGAAACGCAACTACAGTTCCAAGTATGGAACTGCGCCGTGCGAAGCGAAGCCGCATTCACTGCGGCGTGAGCGTGTATGCTGAATTTCCATGGATGGAAAATTCAGCATTATCAATACATGGCGTTTGCGGAAACGCAACTACAGTTCCAAGTATGGAACTGCGCCGTGCGAAGCGAAGCCGCATTCACTGCGGCGTGAGCGTGTATGCTGAATTTCCATGGATGGAAAATTCAGCATTATCAATAAAAGGAGGAAACTTATGAAGAAGATTACAAAGTTATTTACAGCGGCGCTGCTCAGTCTCGTGATTTTCACGGGTGCGGCACAGGCTAAGGAAAGGGTGGAGCTTGTATATGTGGAATGGGCAAGAGCCGTTGCCATAACCCATGTGGCGGGGGTATTGCTTGAGGAGATGGGATACGATGTCAAAACCAGCTCAGTGGCAAACGCCGCCATGTGGGCTTCGGTTGCGGAGGGTGATTCCGATGCTCTTCTCTGCGCTTGGCTGCCCGTTACCCATGCGGATCTTTACACTAAGTACAAAGAAAAAATAGTCGACCTCGGTCCCAACTATGTTGACGCCAAGCTCGGTTTTGTTGTTCCAGCTTATGTCACAATCAACTCTGTCAGAGAGATGGGCGCGAACATAGACAAATTCAGAGGGAAAATAATCGGTATCGATCCCGGCGCGGGCATGTCAAAAGCCGCTGAGGAAGCTATAGCAAAAAATACCGCAGGCATCGGCAAGTTTGAATATGTCTCCGGCAGCGATGCGATAATGGTAGCCTCGCTCTCAAACGCCATTAAAAGAAAGGAATGGATAGTCGTTCCCGGCTGGCAGCCCCACTGGATGTTCGGCGAATGGGATCTTAAGATACTCGATGATCCGGATAAAATATTCGGCGGTGCGGAAACAATCAACACAGTCGTGAGAAAGGGTCTGGATAAGGATATGCCCGAAGTCTACACTTTCTTAAGTAAATTCGACTGGAAGCAGATTGATCTCAGCAGCGCCCTTGTGGACAACAAAAACGGCATGGACCCCAAGAAAAGCGCCGAAAAATTCGTAAAAGCCAACAGAGCCAAGATAGACGAACTGCTGAAAGCAGTGAAGTAAGCTTTTCAGGAAGAAAAGCCGCATTAAGATACTTGAGAAGACCTTTCTTTAATGAAAAAGAAAGGTCTTCTCAAACTCTTCCCAAAGAAACCAGATTTTTGAAAGAGTACAAAAGCTTTGAATAATATTCGGTTTTTTGAAGGGTTAGGGAAACTTTTTTGCCGTAAAAAAAGTTTCCCTAAAAAGTTTAGAATATAAAAAGCCTATTTTACAGGTCTATCTTTTTAACTTCGGGATCAAGCAGGCTGATTATCTTGCCCAGATTCTGGAGAAGATCCCCTGTTTCCTGCTCCGTTACCTTTGTATTGTCAAAAAAACAGTCATGATCAAATATCTGCAGCGATTTTTCCGCAAAGATTTTCCCTTCCTCAGTGAGGCGGAGGTGGATTGCTCTTCTGTCTTTTCCGGTTTTAACCCTCTGAACATAGTTCTTAAGCTCCAGCCTGTCTATTATGCCTGTGATTGCGCTGTTGTTGAGGTTCAGGCGTCTGGTAAGCTCAGTGAGGTTCAGCTCAGGCTCTGCACGGAGCTCATTCAGACAGAGGAGCTGCGGAAGCGTGATATGATACTTGTTGCTGAGGTATTTTGAATATTTGTCCAGATAGCGGGAAAGTTTTCTTATTTCGTTTATAATGCTCACAGTGGTTTCGGTGTTCATCTAAAAAATACCTCGTTCAAATGGTGATGTTGTAAGATTTCCTGTTATAAAAGTCAACAGAATTAGGGAAAACCGAAAGAAAGAGGTTTTTTGAAGGCTATTTTGTGGTTTTAAAACGTGACATTTTGGTGAAGTCCGGCTTCTCTCTTCCGTTGAAGAAACCGCAGGCGGAATAGTAGCGTATGTCCTCAAGCCAAAGGCGGAAAAATTCCCTGTCGTTGGCGAAGCGGCTTAAGAGCCCCGCCGGATGTTCAAAAAACTCCGTCACAGGTCCCAGAAGGGTTGAGGGATCACGGAAACATTCCCAGTCGCACTTGCGGCAGGATGCTTTGATACCGAAGCCTTTTGCCTCAAACTGTTCATACGCTCCCATGTCCTCTCCCTCTCTGAAGCCGCAGGGGTGAGCGTGACCGTTTTTCCCGTCTATGTAGAAGAAGTCTATGCCGCCTCTGCATCCGTAGTCGG is a genomic window of Geovibrio thiophilus containing:
- a CDS encoding glycine betaine ABC transporter substrate-binding protein, whose product is MKKITKLFTAALLSLVIFTGAAQAKERVELVYVEWARAVAITHVAGVLLEEMGYDVKTSSVANAAMWASVAEGDSDALLCAWLPVTHADLYTKYKEKIVDLGPNYVDAKLGFVVPAYVTINSVREMGANIDKFRGKIIGIDPGAGMSKAAEEAIAKNTAGIGKFEYVSGSDAIMVASLSNAIKRKEWIVVPGWQPHWMFGEWDLKILDDPDKIFGGAETINTVVRKGLDKDMPEVYTFLSKFDWKQIDLSSALVDNKNGMDPKKSAEKFVKANRAKIDELLKAVK
- a CDS encoding ABC transporter permease, translated to MDSIPKFPLGDIIEKFIDFTTEHFSDFTRAVSDITETALDNLIDGMLFFHPILFIAVVGGLLFKFSGRKIAIGSVAGLLFILNLGLWNATVSTLALVLSATLVSIAVGIPLGIMAALYRPFNRVLMPLLDFMQTMPAFVYLIPAIPFFGLGPVSAIFTTVIFAMPPSIRLTCLGISQVPSELIEAADAFGSTKKQKLFKLQLPLAMPTIMAGVNQTIMLALSMVVIAAMIGAGGLGGEVWRAIQRLWMGRGFEAGIAVVIIAMILDRVTQRTAVKKK
- a CDS encoding MarR family winged helix-turn-helix transcriptional regulator, whose protein sequence is MNTETTVSIINEIRKLSRYLDKYSKYLSNKYHITLPQLLCLNELRAEPELNLTELTRRLNLNNSAITGIIDRLELKNYVQRVKTGKDRRAIHLRLTEEGKIFAEKSLQIFDHDCFFDNTKVTEQETGDLLQNLGKIISLLDPEVKKIDL